ATGAGTGTAGTTTTTATGAGTGATTCAAGGAAAATGTTTTCCTCTGCACAAGTTTTGCCTGAACAGCTTACTTTACCACCGACGAATTCCACTTTGGAATTGTTAGGATTCAAGGAGTTCTATAATTTCTCTTTGAGCTCTTTTGACCATTTCCTGTTATGATGTAATAGGAGTTGTTTGGATTCATGTTTGGTGAGTGTTCTGCCTCTTTCAAAGTTACTTGACAAAATTTTTGtgtgatatattttataatttctaaggAAAGGTTGCATTTGAGTCTTGAGGATTCTTTGTCCCCCAAAAggtagctagtgtttacaactTACCAAGATTTCTAGTTAATATTGCCTTAAACATCCTCATTCTAGGCACTGAGATACTTTTGAGCCATTTGAGGTAACATTCTCGGGACTAGAAcaggactgcttttgttttttgtcttcacGTTTGCCCCTTTATTGATGTCCCTTATGGGACTTGAGCACGTGTCGGGGTTTTCACATCCCTTAGGTAATTTCTGATGTTCCTCCATGATTGGGTCTACAGAAAGCCTGATGAGTCTTTCAGCTGTGGAAGGTGGCTGAGTTAGTTAAGATAAACTAGGTTTCAGGCCAGAGGCAGTGACTTGAAACAGCGAAggtttataacaacaacaacaacagacgTGCTACATGTCCATCCATGTCCATCGTACGTCACATGGAGGCTCTACTCTTATGTCATCTTCCTTACTTTGGGACCCAGGAGCTACCATCTGAAACCTTGCAGTTGattagcagagggagagagatgtggTGGCAGTGATTACTGCTTCTTCAAATTACAGTTTGGCAGCAACATAAGTCATATTTGTGGACATATCATTGGTTAAAGCAAGTTGAATAAGGAAGTTTGACTTCAAGGGGATATAGGAGAATTAACTCTCCCACAGGGAGGGAACTAGATCTTGGTGAACAGTAATACAATCTATCATAAAGGCCATTGAGGGCCAAAGGGGATGTCTGAGGCTCTGAGAGTTTCTAGAGAAAGGCTGAATAATCAGTTTAGACTCTGAATAGGTGTTGAGGAATCTGAAATTGTATGAAAGTTCCGTGTGTATGTACATTTTTATGGAAACATTCCTTGGATTCTTTGATTTATGCTGTGACCCAGAAAAGGttaagaataatttcttttaggggcacctgcctggctcagttggtagagcatgcaactcttgatcttggtctAGATCTTGATCAAGATCTTGATCTAGATCTTCAGACCTCACATTTGGTATAGagtttatgtttaaaaaagggggggggatcttttctttaaaatagcaaGTTTGGTGTTGAACAGAGCTCATAGGACAGGCAAGAATTCAGTTCTGTGAGAATCTGTCTTGGTTGACACTTGCATGGCTGCAGCTGGTCTCTGTGGGTGGTGCTGGTGTGGATTTGGATTTCCAGATGTGGGGAGGCCATGCCAAGGGACTGTGTATGTGCACTAATGGGATTTTTTCTCTGGAAACACAGGTTGTATCTGCAGCAAACGCTCAATGACACTGTGGGCAGGAAGATCGTCATGGACTTCTTGGGTTTTAACTGGAACTGGATTAATAAGCAACAGGGAAAGCGTGGCTGGGGACAACTGACATCCAACCTACTGCTCATTGGCATGGAAGGTAAGAAATCTTTCAGAAAGCAGCATAGCTTGGAGTCATTCAAACCTGATTTCCAAGCTTGTCTTCACTCGTTTGCTTTATGACTGAACAAGtcatctcactttttaaaatctcagtctCCTCTTCTGTGAAAGGAATAGCTTACAAATCACTATGAAGATTAaagagataatgtatgtaaaatgaTTAGGCTAGTTTCCCgcactttgaaaagaaaattagttctcttttcccttcctcagTTGCTGCATGAGCGTGTATACTCAGATATGAGGGGTCTTCCTGAAATACTGTCCTTATCTATTGGATCTGCTTGTATTCAGAAGATCTTTTATTCCAGTAGAAGAGGAAAGCTTACTTTTTCAGTATAAATTGAACCTTATCTTTTGAATGTTAATATATTTATGGAGTTAAATTCAAAAGGTATAAATAGGTGTGTAATGATAAatctctcttccactcctccatttcccagcctcccgATAACCCTCCCTGGAGGTACCACATGTTAGTTGCTTGTGTATACTGCTAGAggattttatgtatatacaagCAAATATGTCAGTATGTTCATTCTTTATCTAATAGAATGAGAGGAGAGGACTTTGAACTCCAGTTCAAAGGAATAAGAGGCTTCCAGTACAAAAGAAGTAGAGCTGCTTACTGGCCAGGGTCATTGTCtcgttcttgtttttatttctggcactagcccaggcccaggcccataATAGGTACCTAGTAAATGGTGAATAAATTGGATTAAACAAGGAGGCAGAGTAGTTATTTGTTGTCATTCACCACTGGGTTCTGAAGtctctcctttgttctttcttcagttttggaTCCTTTGCTGCCAGTATTAATAAAGATTTCTAGCAGTGCAGCTTATGGATTGCACCTCCAACCTGTCCCTTTGAAACCAGCTCTTGATTAACCTGCCAGGAGCTAGTTCTGACCTACTTAGCTCtaagtttttcttttgccttcctGTCCTTTGGTAGCGTGCACTGAAGCGGATCTCTCAGGTAGAGATGAGAGAGCAGATCTCCTCTGAGGCTGCGCATGGACTCCGCATTTACGAAAGCGGTTGTCTTGGCCAACTCAGGCAGACCAGGGAATGTTTTCTGAACTCCATGCTCTGCACAGGGCGCTCAGCTCTCAGGGATTGTACAAAGGATAAACAACAGATAAGGTCCCAGTTACAAAGAGTAGATGGAGCAAATACACACTAGTGCAGAACTAATTCAAGTTGGCATTTAAAATAATTCGCCTTAGTCAAATTATACAGCATTTCAGGAATCTGATACGCTCTCCTCATGCCCCCACGACAATTAACAGCCTCCGTGTTGCTCTAAGAAGTATTGCATCCCACAGATGTGTTGAAGTGAGAACAAAGGTTGAGAATCTTTGAGCTCCACAAGAGCTACTCAAAGCAAGTACATATTCATACAACTTCAAGTGACTGATTAACTCCATCAAAGACGGTTACGCATGCATTGTTGATACCAGTCACTTCAGTTGTTTGTTACTCCTGTTTTGTTACCCTTTGATTCTTGCCATAGTCAAGATGCGTACAAGTATGCATGGTGTATTACTTTGCCAGACTTGTGACTATCATCTCGATGTGCTGCTGCTTCCAGTAAGGGCAGAAGCATCATTTATGAAAGTTTGCTTTACTCCAGTTGGTGGTGAACCCTTAGCTAGCGATGGTTTCTGAACAACTTATTGCCCACTGAAAGTTTAACAATTTGCTGAGAGTTGTAATTGCAGTCGCTCCAATTGTGCTTGAAGTTTTGATTAGAAACCTTTAGCTGAGAGGGCAGGCTGGGTTTCTTTCCAGCATTGGGCCTTGTGTTCTAGCCTCTGCAGTCAAGCCACTGCTCTGAATAAGAAAATGTCTTTCCTCCTACAGGAAATGTGACACCTGCTCACTATGATGAGCAGCAGAACTTCTTTGCTCAGATAAAAGGCTACAAGCGATGCATTTTATTCCCTCCGGATCAGTTTGAGTGCCTGTACCCATATCCTGTTCATCACCCATGTGACAGACAGAGCCAGGTGAGCTTGTGTGGTCTGAGGAGGGTGTAGCACTCCTTTGGGATCCAAGGTTGGCATGTCTTTCCCCTTCTTTGTGGATAAACTCAGGATAATTTCACAGTGTAGCTCACGTATTCCAGGCCCTTGTGGTGGTCCTCCTTAGATGTTCATAAGGATAAACAGTTCTGTCGAGGTAATTCTGGAGGGCAGACCATCACTGATGCTGGTGGACTTCGGTCACCCTGTTTGAATGTGTATGTCTCCATTGGGTTTAATAATTGCTTTCTGTTGTCATGGATGCTGCTACTTTTTGATAAGGAGAAGGGTGAACAGAATTGTCATATGTCATTTACTGTCTTTCCTGGATCTAAAAGAAGTATGTGGTTGACTTTGGCCAACCAGGGAAGGCCTCTGCTTTCTTGAGAGAACTGCCTAGCCACTTCATGTAGAAGTTTTTGCTGACAGGAATATGTGTGTGGGAGAAAGTTTCAGAAGATTTGGCTGAAGGGTGCATCCTCATTTCTCATGTCTGCCGGCCATGACTAGGTTTTCTGACCTGTGAGCTGTGATGATTGGCTTCTGACCTCAGGAGTACCGAGGCCCAGTATTCTTTAACACTTAATCCTCAAGCCTGGCTTGTCTTATACCGTTCTCTGAGAGAGTGTATATGTTTAACATGTGTGGTATCTTCTGCTGGATGTAAATTCTAAACACATCTTTTATTCTTAAAGCCATCTTTTTATCACTACCAAACTAGCACATCGCAGTTTATATTAATAAAGATTTGGcaattgactgattttttttttttttttctttctcttgaaccTCTCAGGTGGACTTTGACAATCCTGACTACGAGAGGTTCCCCAATTTCCAGAACGTGGTTGGTTATGAAACAGTGGTTGGCCCTGGTGATGTTCTTTACATCCCAATGTACTGGTGAGGAGGGGGTTAGGACTGGGGGCGTTTTGGGAGCTTTCTTTCCCATTCCCCGGAAAACTGTATTTGTGTCCCTTCCAAGTTGTGGCAGGATTGGTTTTATGTGATCTACAGAAAGGTCAGCATATCCAGATGTGACCATACTGAACATGGGAGAAATGACAACACAGTCTGTAGGACAAGATGACAATTCCTCAGGTCCAAAGAGATCCCAGAGGCTTGAGGCTGAAGAAACTGTTCTTGGCTCTTCTGTAGTTGGAGACTGAGCTGAACACTCACTGCCTCTGGTCCCAGGGTGTGTTTGGCAGAATGAATGTAAAAATAATGTTCTTGTCATTTGCTGTAGCCGGACTTTAcctagttttctctctctctttaaggaaTATTGGTGGCAAACAGGAGCATGTTTATTTTCTTGCAGGTGGCATCACATAGAGTCATTACTAAATGGGGGGATTACCATCACTGTGAACTTCTGGTATAAGGtgaatatgggtttttttttttttttcctccctagatGGGATTGGGGTGAGGTAGGTGTAATaatttgggggcagggtggggaggttgGCTCTCCCTGAAAGTGATTCCCAGGTCTTTGGAGAGATGAAGAAGGGTGGGATTGAACTGAGTTTCTTAGAAGGGCTAAAGGTGCTAGAATGGTGGGTTACACTGAAGCCTGCTGCTAAAGGCATTTCCtgagctgctgcttcctttgcaggGGGCCCCCACCCCTAAGAGAATTGAATATCCTCTCAAAGCCCATCAGAAAGTGGCCATAATGAGAAACATTGAGAAGATGCTTGGAGAGGCCTTGGGGAACCCACAAGAGGTATGTGGCTGCCCCAAGGTGGCACTCCTATGGCCCAGTGGTCAGAGTGACCAGGGAAAGTCAGGATTGATGTCACATTCTCCATAGCTCTGTTTCAGTATCTGGTGTCCTTTCTCTCCATAGAGGTTATGGGCGTGTTcagaaaatctttgttttctggtGAGAGTTGGGCTTGACTGGTGGATCAATTATAATCTGTTCCATGCTAGTGGTAATGTTCCCCATGGGGCTTGTGTGCCAGCTGGGGACCCCTGGGGGGATTCTTCTGGAATGGGAAGCGAGCGGTAAAGCATCTCCTCACGCTCTCCCAGCTGTGCCAAGGCTGCTCTAGGTAATGTTGAGACCTGCTTCCCACACAGGTGTGCCAGTGGCCCATTGGGGACCCAAGGGAGGTATTTGTAATGCTCTTGCCTTCTTCCTGTGGATAGCCTCAGCATTCAGAGGACCTGTGGGATTGGAAAGTGGCACCAGCCCCAATTGTGGGTGACCATTTCAGGATACAGAGGCATTTAACCTTCTTAAAGCTCATTTAAGAAACATGCAGGCACTCTTGGGTTTGGGGGGATTATTGGCTCCTCTGACCTTATGTCAGTTTGGTGCTATTTATAGGCTATTGTGAGAGAGAAGGTAACATACAAGAGGGACCCAGATGAGAGGGCCATGTCCTGGAATATTTTCCAGGAAGACAGTAGGTTAGTGTGTTTACAGGATTGAACAAAAGCCTTGTCCCTGCTCTTGGTTGGACATAGAATGCCTCCAGACACACCACGTCTGGCTCCAGGGCCAGGGGACAGACAGTTCTGACTGGCTCCTCATGTCTCTTCACAGGTGGGGCCCTTGTTGAACACAATGATCAAGGGTCGATACAACTAGCCTGCCAGGAGTCGAGGCCTCCTGCCAGGTGACTGCTAGCCCGTCCACACCGCTTCATTGATGAGGACAGGAGACTCCAAGCGCTAGTATTGCACGCTGCACTTAATGGACTGGACTCCTGCCATGGCCCTGGAGGCAGGTGTTTGGGGCAAGGCAGGGTGGTTGGCGCTCCACTCCCATTTGGAGGGACTTCTTGCCCTTGCCTTTGTGCCCCAGcatcttccctctctgcccccactaAGGCCTGCATTCAGTGTGTGGAGTCCCAGCTTCTGGTTGTCATCACGTCTGTGTGCGTCAGTCTGTCACCCTtgggatgtgtgtgcatgtgtgtgcatgcacacacgcgTGTGTATCTGTTCCTTGCTTTCTCCTTCTGAGTCAGGATGCCACTGCTGGCTCTTGGGCCTGTCTCCTGCAGCCTCAGTGCCTCAGCCTGAGAGAGAGGAGATGGTCTCGGATGCCCACTATGTCTGGGCTGCGGGGCCAGAGCACTCCTGGCCACCAGGTCAATCTGCCTCCTTCCAGTTTTCACAGTCAGGCTCTAGGCAGGGTGGGAATGGTTACTGGGACTCTTCATGGGAAGAGTGAGAGGGGGACTTGCCTCTGAGAGCCTAGATAGCCTTCCTGTGAGAG
This Neovison vison isolate M4711 chromosome 2, ASM_NN_V1, whole genome shotgun sequence DNA region includes the following protein-coding sequences:
- the HIF1AN gene encoding LOW QUALITY PROTEIN: hypoxia-inducible factor 1-alpha inhibitor (The sequence of the model RefSeq protein was modified relative to this genomic sequence to represent the inferred CDS: inserted 1 base in 1 codon) — protein: MAVSGAPPRPGSAFFVSLDRSRARASLWFPLCFVRNRRSFRFRWGXAVATEMAAAAATAAESVASGSGEPREEAEAPGLAWDESQLRSYSFPTRPIPRLSQSDPRAEELIENEEPVVLTDTNLVYPALKWDLEYLQENIGNGDFSVYSASTHKFLYYDEKKMANFQNFKPRSNREEMKFHEFVEKLQDIQQQGGEERLYLQQTLNDTVGRKIVMDFLGFNWNWINKQQGKRGWGQLTSNLLLIGMEGNVTPAHYDEQQNFFAQIKGYKRCILFPPDQFECLYPYPVHHPCDRQSQVDFDNPDYERFPNFQNVVGYETVVGPGDVLYIPMYWWHHIESLLNGGITITVNFWYKGAPTPKRIEYPLKAHQKVAIMRNIEKMLGEALGNPQEVGPLLNTMIKGRYN